From the genome of Vicia villosa cultivar HV-30 ecotype Madison, WI linkage group LG2, Vvil1.0, whole genome shotgun sequence, one region includes:
- the LOC131648964 gene encoding probable protein phosphatase 2C 38 isoform X1 — translation MVSATIRRIVSPCWRPSSEGDSSRYGDGSGRSDGLLWYKDSGRHASGEFSMAVVQANNLLEDHSQVESGPMSLTEGSPHGTFVGVYDGHGGPETARFVNDRLFKYIKKFTAENQGMSADVITKAFLATEEEFLALVKKQWQLKPQIASVGACCLVGVIYNGELYTANAGDSRAVLGRFDEATKEIKAVQLSYEHNASLESVREELRSLHPDDPQIVMMKHTVWRVKGLIQISRSIGDAYLKKKEFNQAPLLSKFRLSEPFETPILKAEPTIQVQKLEPSDQFLIFASDGLWEHMSNQEAVDIVQSGARSGVAKKLIKSALCEAAKKREMRYSDLKKIDRGVRRHFHDDITVIVVYLDSHNSRAPTVSVKGGGGDFGTGIVNG, via the exons TCGTGTCACCTTGTTGGAGGCCATCTAGTGAGGGCGATTCTAGTAGGTATGGCGATGGGAGTGGACGTTCTGATGGTTTGTTGTGGTATAAAGATTCTGGAAGACATGCAAGCGGTGAATTCTCAATGGCGGTTGTTCAAGCAAACAATTTGTTGGAGGATCATAGCCAAGTCGAATCAGGACCCATGAGCTTAACTGAAGGAAGTCCTCATGGTACTTTTGTTGGTGTTTATGATGGCCATGGAGGTCCGGAAACTGCTCGGTTTGTCAATGATCGCCTATTTAAATATATCAAGA AGTTCACTGCAGAAAATCAGGGAATGTCAGCTGATGTTATCACAAAAGCATTTTTGGCAACGGAAGAAGAATTTCTCGCTCTGGTGAAGAAGCAGTGGCAACTCAAGCCACAGATAGCGTCCGTTGGAGCTTGCTGTTTGGTAGGCGTAATATATAACGGGGAGCTCTATACTGCAAATGCAGGAGATTCTCGAGCAGTGTTAGGTAGATTCGATGAGGCTACAAAAGAGATTAAAGCAGTTCAACTATCATATGAGCATAATGCTAGCCTGGAATCTGTCAGAGAAGAGCTACGCTCATTGCATCCCGATGATCCACAGATCGTAATGATGAAGCACACGGTCTGGCGCGTGAAGGGTCTCATTCAG ATTTCAAGATCCATTGGCGACGCTTATCTAAAGAAGAAAGAGTTTAACCAAGCACCACTGTTGTCAAAATTCCGGCTCTCGGAACCCTTTGAAACGCCAATCCTTAAAGCTGAACCAACAATACAAGTACAGAAACTAGAACCTAGTGATCAATTTCTTATATTTGCATCAGATGGATTATGGGAGCACATGAGCAATCAAGAAGCAGTTGACATTGTCCAAAGCGGTGCACGCAGT GGAGTGGCGAAGAAACTTATCAAATCGGCGCTTTGTGAAGCTGCAAAGAAAAGAGAAATGAGATACTCAGACTTGAAAAAGATTGACCGTGGTGTACGGAGACATTTCCATGATGACATCACGGTGATAGTTGTGTATCTTGATTCGCATAACTCTCGAGCTCCCACCGTTTCAGTTAAAGGAGGTGGTGGTGATTTTGGTACTGGTATTGTAAATGGCTAG
- the LOC131648964 gene encoding probable protein phosphatase 2C 38 isoform X2: protein MVSATIRRIVSPCWRPSSEGDSSRYGDGSGRSDGLLWYKDSGRHASGEFSMAVVQANNLLEDHSQVESGPMSLTEGSPHGTFVGVYDGHGGPETARFVNDRLFKYIKKNQGMSADVITKAFLATEEEFLALVKKQWQLKPQIASVGACCLVGVIYNGELYTANAGDSRAVLGRFDEATKEIKAVQLSYEHNASLESVREELRSLHPDDPQIVMMKHTVWRVKGLIQISRSIGDAYLKKKEFNQAPLLSKFRLSEPFETPILKAEPTIQVQKLEPSDQFLIFASDGLWEHMSNQEAVDIVQSGARSGVAKKLIKSALCEAAKKREMRYSDLKKIDRGVRRHFHDDITVIVVYLDSHNSRAPTVSVKGGGGDFGTGIVNG from the exons TCGTGTCACCTTGTTGGAGGCCATCTAGTGAGGGCGATTCTAGTAGGTATGGCGATGGGAGTGGACGTTCTGATGGTTTGTTGTGGTATAAAGATTCTGGAAGACATGCAAGCGGTGAATTCTCAATGGCGGTTGTTCAAGCAAACAATTTGTTGGAGGATCATAGCCAAGTCGAATCAGGACCCATGAGCTTAACTGAAGGAAGTCCTCATGGTACTTTTGTTGGTGTTTATGATGGCCATGGAGGTCCGGAAACTGCTCGGTTTGTCAATGATCGCCTATTTAAATATATCAAGA AAAATCAGGGAATGTCAGCTGATGTTATCACAAAAGCATTTTTGGCAACGGAAGAAGAATTTCTCGCTCTGGTGAAGAAGCAGTGGCAACTCAAGCCACAGATAGCGTCCGTTGGAGCTTGCTGTTTGGTAGGCGTAATATATAACGGGGAGCTCTATACTGCAAATGCAGGAGATTCTCGAGCAGTGTTAGGTAGATTCGATGAGGCTACAAAAGAGATTAAAGCAGTTCAACTATCATATGAGCATAATGCTAGCCTGGAATCTGTCAGAGAAGAGCTACGCTCATTGCATCCCGATGATCCACAGATCGTAATGATGAAGCACACGGTCTGGCGCGTGAAGGGTCTCATTCAG ATTTCAAGATCCATTGGCGACGCTTATCTAAAGAAGAAAGAGTTTAACCAAGCACCACTGTTGTCAAAATTCCGGCTCTCGGAACCCTTTGAAACGCCAATCCTTAAAGCTGAACCAACAATACAAGTACAGAAACTAGAACCTAGTGATCAATTTCTTATATTTGCATCAGATGGATTATGGGAGCACATGAGCAATCAAGAAGCAGTTGACATTGTCCAAAGCGGTGCACGCAGT GGAGTGGCGAAGAAACTTATCAAATCGGCGCTTTGTGAAGCTGCAAAGAAAAGAGAAATGAGATACTCAGACTTGAAAAAGATTGACCGTGGTGTACGGAGACATTTCCATGATGACATCACGGTGATAGTTGTGTATCTTGATTCGCATAACTCTCGAGCTCCCACCGTTTCAGTTAAAGGAGGTGGTGGTGATTTTGGTACTGGTATTGTAAATGGCTAG
- the LOC131648508 gene encoding uncharacterized protein LOC131648508, with protein MAPPLKTGKRNYSYSFVNPNLKFVECLAKKITPDESTNFREKYGYILSLLKMPFTKDEQEGVHTLLQFYHPSLRCFAFTDYLLAPTLEEYSSFLGIPVGKEVPYYSAMKAPNSIEIAKALYLSKSVVEASLTKKGGCHGFRMEFLVKRGCDAAEAKEWDTFRAILALSIYGIVMFANVPDFVDMNAIHIFILQNPIPTLPGDVYHSVHHRNEQKGGLVRFCAPLLYRWFRSHLPERGAFVDSRYTSRWADRIMGLRAKDIVWYNRSLDHMEVVMSCGKFKNVPLMGIRGGINYNPILARRTYGYAFISPPEQAEIAENIYYHSATNVGQMAEAAQAWKNICWRDKKYFGQRDCATYKDYTEWVEVVANTQGMPFPPKDPLYPPADCGAESEID; from the exons ATGGCTCCACCACTGAAGACTGGCAAGCGCAATTACTCTTATTCTTTTGTGAATCCTAATCTGAAGTTTGTTGAGTGTTTGGCAAAGAAGATCACACCGGATGAGTCAACCAATTTCCGAGAAAAATATGGGTACATTCTGAGCCTCCTCAAGATGCCATTCACCAAGGATGAGCAAGAGGGAGTTCACACTTTGCTTCAGTTCTATCATCCTTCCCTCCGTTGTTTCGCATTCACTGATTATCTTTTGGCTCCTACCTTGGAAGAGTATTCGTCATTCCTTGGCATCCCTGTTGGGAAAGAGGTACCTTATTATAGCGCCATGAAGGCCCCTAATTCCATTGAAattgctaaggctctttatttgagcaagtcagtCGTGGAGGCGAGTCTCACCAAGAAAGGAGGTTGTCATGGTTTTCGTATGGAGTTCCTGGTTAAAAGAGGTTGTGATGCTGCTGAAGCCAAAGAATGGGACACTTTTAGAGCTATTCTGGCTCTAAGTATCTATGGTATTGTGATGTTCGCAAATGTACCTgactttgttgatatgaatgccATCCACATATTCATTCTGCAGAACCCCATTCCTACGCTTCCGGGGGATGTTTATCATTCCGTTCATCATCGTAATGAGCAGAAAGGAGGTTTGGTTAGATTCTGTGCTCCGCTGCTATACCGTTGGTTCAGATCACATTTGCCGGAACGTGGAGCTTTTGTTGATAGTAGGTACACATCTAGATGGGCTGATAGAATTATGGGGCTTAGAGCTAAGGACATTGTCTGGTACAACCGATCCTtggaccatatggaagttgttatgagttgtgggaagttcAAGAATGTGCCTCTCATGGGCATCAGAGGTGGGATCAACTATAATCCTATCCTGGCTAGAAGAACATATGGATACGCTTTCATTAGTCCTCCTGAACAAGCAGAGATCGCTGAGAATATTTACTATCATTCAGCCACCAATGTTGGGCAAATGGCAGAAGCTGCGCAAGCCTGGAAGAATATTTGCTGGAGAGATAAGAAGTATTTTGGTCAAAGAGACTGTGCGACTTATAAAGACTATACTGAGTGGGTTGAAGTTGTGGCCAACACCCAAGGGATGCCCTTCCCTCCAAAAGATCCTTTGTATCCTCCTGCTG ACTGTGGAGCAGAATCggaaattgactga
- the LOC131648968 gene encoding glutathione S-transferase L3-like → MNIHHHIGIMTISSSSLPTNNKSIFSVSTRPHFLVPSSFSLPFISTSTFIHFHNHPRINKLHLRRRRFNSVTKTCVVPLPTTIAMSTTTEWVQQDLPPPLTSTSPPPSLFDGTTRLYISYKCPYAQRVWITRNTKGLQDKIQLVPIDLQDRPSWYKDKLYPPNKVPSLEHNNEVRGESLDLIKYIDTHFEGPSLFPTDSPDKEFAEEILSYTDTFYKTVVSSFKGDVTEADTAFDYLENVLSKYDNGPFFLGQFSLVDIAYAPFIERFQPFLMDVKNYDITLGRPKLAAWIEGINNIEGYKITRSDPKELIESYKKRFQANP, encoded by the exons ATGAACATTCATCATCATATAGGAATCATGACTATATCATCATCATCTTTGCCAACAAATAATAAAAGCATTTTCTCAGTTTCAACAAGGCCACACTTtcttgttccttcttctttttctcttccttTCATTTCCacatcaactttcatccatttcCATAACCATCCACGTATTAATAAGCTCCACCTTCGACGACGACGGTTTAATTCTGTTACAAAAACATGTGTGGTTCCATTGCCAACAACAATAGCCATGTCGACAACAACTGAATg GGTTCAACAAGATCTTCCACCACCACTTACTTCAACTTCACCTCCACCTTCCTTATTTGATGGAACTACCAG ATTGTATATCTCCTACAAATGTCCCTATGCACAGCGTGTATGGATCACCCGTAACACTAAG GGATTGCAGGACAAGATACAGTTGGTTCCAATTGATTTACAAGACAGACCTTCCTGGTATAAGGACAAACTCTACCCACCAAACAAG GTTCCATCTCTTGAACACAACAATGAAGTTAGAGGAGAGAGTCTTGATCTGATTAAATATATTGATActcactttgaaggaccctcccTTTTTCCTACT GATTCTCCTGATAAGGAATTTGCTGAAGAAATTCTATCTTACACAGATACCTTTTACAAGACAGTTGTTTCTTCTTTTAAAGGAGATGTAACTGAGGCTG ACACTGCTTTTGATTACCTTGAGAATGTTCTCTCCAAGTATGATAATGGACCTTTCTTCCTTGGCCAATTCAGTTTG GTGGATATAGCATATGCTCCTTTTATAGAAAGATTTCAACCTTTTCTAATGGATGTGAAAAACTATGACATTACATTGGGCAGGCCTAAACTGGCAGCATGGATTGAG GGGATAAACAACATTGAAGGCTACAAAATAACTCGTTCTGATCCCAAGGAGCTTATTGAAAGCTACAAGAAGCGCTTCCAG GCAAATCCATGA